One window of the Cryptomeria japonica chromosome 7, Sugi_1.0, whole genome shotgun sequence genome contains the following:
- the LOC131056405 gene encoding GEM-like protein 7: protein MSLDHSADQNQQQSSNHPKSENATHGPTIYHSAMGDYFLGYSERKEGSRRSVEHLNEKGQGEHSDHKTKKTYIPVGIPAKPKGETRPYVLEPTPTDPKTNSAHGDSAMKGMVVKCSKRVKDLVEHLKLGPSMFDTVKGKLTLGVDIVKKGGKENLFKERFVCDGQEKLLKACACHLSTSTGPIGGLLFISNKQLAFCSDRSLTFTNPSGGIAQSYYRVSISTKKIVLVSSCENPDKPSEKYIQIQTMDNYEFWFMGFVNFHKAYKYI, encoded by the exons ATGAGTTTGGATCACAGTGCAGATCAAAACCAACAGCAATCCAGCAACCACCCTAAATCAGAAAATGCAACACATGGACCAACCATATATCACAGTGCAATGGGGGATTATTTTCTTGGGTATTCAGAGCGCAAGGAAGGATCAAGAAGGTCAGTTGAGCACTTGAATGAAAAAGGCCAAGGAGAACACTCAGACCACAAGACCAAAAAGACTTACATTCCTGTAGGGATTCCTGCAAAGCCCAAGGGGGAGACACGCCCTTATGTTTTGGAGCCTACTCCTACAGATCCAAAAACCAACTCTG CTCATGGTGATTCAGCAATGAAGGGCATGGTGGTCAAATGCAGCAAAAGGGTTAAAGATCTTGTTGAACATT TGAAACTTGGACCCAGCATGTTTGATACAGTGAAGGGTAAGCTAACATTAGGAGTAGACATAGTTAAAAAGGGTGGCAAGGAAAATCTATTCAAAGAGAGGTTTGTTTGTGATGGGCAAGAGAAGTTACTCAAGGCTTGTGCTTGTCATTTGTCTACATCCACTGGTCCAATTGGAGGATTACTATTCATATCAAATAAGCAATTAGCTTTCTGCAGTGACCGCTCACTCACCTTCACTAATCCATCTGGAGGAATAGCTCAAAGTTACTACAGA GTTTCAATCTCAACAAAGAAAATTGTTTTAGTGAGTTCATGTGAGAATCCAGACAAGCCTTCAGAGAAATATATACAAATACAAACAATGGATAATTATGAGTTTTGGTTTATGGGATTTGTGAACTTCCATAAAGCCTATAAATATATTTAG